The sequence AGTCATGGGAGTGGTGAAATCCGGTTCCGTCCAGCCACCGCCACCCCAATTGTGTCCACCAAACCAAAAGCCTGTCATGACTCGGGCTAACTGAGTGATCTCAGCATTCGAATACGTGGGAATCGGATGACCTTCGACATCGAGTTTGCGCGTGCCATTCGGATTCAATTCCCAAAGTCCGATGCTGAAGAGCTGCATCAGCTCCCGAGCGAAGTTTTCGTCGGGATACCGGTTGATGGCAGGATCCGCCTTTTGATTGCCAACATGGCTCAAATAGCGCCCCATCACAGGATGTAGCGTCACCTCCATGAGCACGTCGTAGTAATTACCAAGAGCGTTGCGGACAAAGATGTCATAATAATCCGCCATGCCCAGGCAGCGGTTTTCCAAGTTGGCATCGCGTCGTGAGGTCACCAGGATCTGACTGAGCGCAAAGGCCATCCTTTGACGAAGCTGGTCCTCACCCTGGATGGATGCTCGAGCGAAGGTCGTCATCATGTTGTTTCCAAATAAAAAGGGTGATGCCTCTTCACCTCCACGATTAAAATCCGTCCGTGAGCGCTGGCCGAGCATATCATCATAGATTGCACGGATGTAGGTTGAGTGAAGAGTTGGTGCTTTCACCGCCTGCTCCTCGACCCATGCCTCATAACCCAACGACTGCACGCGCCGAATATCGTCCAGCGTTGGGCCAAAGGAGGCTTGCATGAGGAATCGGGCCGCCTGAGATCGAGTTACGGTATGCGCAGGGGCTGCGCCCTGGTAACCACCGCTGAACTGCTCCAGCAACGTCGCGAGTTCTCCACTCAATGAACCCTCAGGATTTCCATCTTCATCCTCATCGGTGACGATCGTCGTCCCCAGACTGTTGGCGACATGGGGATCAGACCCCAGCACATGAACTTCGGTCCAATCACTGACACCATCGGCATCGCTGTCCCTATCCTCAATCGCGAGACGGTAAAAGGTGCTCACCGGATTTTGCAGTGCCCCCGCAAAGGTCTGCTCGAACTCTTGTTCCGACAGCGTTGGCTCACCGCCCGACGCCTGCCACTGAGTCAAGTTCGCTGATTGCCAGACGGCTGTGCCTTTCAGAGGCAACACGCTCCAACGCAGTCGAAGGTCCTGGCCATCCTGGGCTACCTTAAATGATAACTTCGATGCCGCATCGAAAGGATCCGTACCTGCCGCTGCTTCATCTTGATTGGTTAGGCCATCGTGGTCAGAGTCGAGTGAAGCCTCCAACACGCCTCCCCCGGACCATTGCTCCCACGCATCAGGCATGCCATTGCCGTTGAAATCCTCGTTGGCGATTGCCGAGGGCACACCATGATAAAAGGGTGGTAAGCTTGAAGCCAACAGAGGATTACTTCCCGACTCCACTTCCAGCCCGTCAGGAGCTCCGTCGTCATCGCTATCACGATCATTTGGCGAGGTTCCAGACAGATACTCCCGCAGATTGCTCAGCCCATCCAGATCATCATCCACAGAGGCATCCGCAGCGCTGTTTTTGTTCAGTGCATGGAAGTCCTCCCAGACATCTGGCATGCCGTCTTCATCGGTGTCTTTAAATGCAGCAAAAGCCGGTGTCTCTTCCAAAGGAGAAGACTGAAAATACACCTGCACTCCCGGATGCTCCCAAAGGTCCAACCGATGAGGTAGGGGTGGATCACTCAAGTCCTGCCACGAGACGGTGTTGTGATGCACATTCGTCGCCAAGCGACAGCCATTGAAATCTCGGCTCACCACCGTCTCTCCCGTATCCTGATTAACGATATTGAACGTGAAGTTCCACGCTGTCTGAGAACCGGTGCTGCTGCCGATGATCTGAAAACTCAGACGGTCAGAAATATCTGCCCTTCCATACCCACTGAACCCCATCTCAGGCTTGAGATCCGTGGGCGAGTCCACCCAGTCCGCCGCCCAGATATCATCGTTATCTGAATCGGGATGACTGAAGCCAAAATCATGACTGGAATAAAAGAAGTAGGACAAACGACCACCGCGGACGCGCAAGGCCACATCAAAAGCATTCACTCCAGTTCCGGCGGAATTCGCCAACTGAAAGCTCATCAGTCGATTGTCCCCCCAACTCTGATCGATCACATGACCGCGCATGTGATCCCAAACGATCTGCACATTATCCACGATCCAGATAAACTGCCGAGGCGATGTGGTCACAACAGGCATCTGTGCCAACGGCCCATCCACACTCCGTGGATCCGTGCGCCGTTGAATCTCCTCCGCATCACTCCGACCATCGCCATCGGAATCCGCCTGGTTAGGATTCGTCGGCTGCGGTTTGAGATTGACCTCGAACCCATCGGTTAGGCCATCTCCATCCGTATCCGCCAGCAGAGGATGGCTGCCGGTATCCGTGACATTCACCCAGATTCCCGTCTGAGATTCCACACCGTCCTTTAGACCATCTCCATCCGTGTCGGCACAAAGTGGATCCGTTTGCCGTTGCCATTCGCCAAAGTTACTCAAGTCATCGAGATCCGCATCTCCTGCTGCGTCATTGACGCTGGGGTTTAAATGGTATTTCAGCTCCCACCAGGTGGGTATTCCATCTTCGTCAGCATCGTCATCGGCATTGACGATCTGTAGCCCGTGAATACCCACCTCATGCCATGAACTGCGAAACAGTTTTAGATTGAAGCTGCTGCCCGTGACGTTGC is a genomic window of Prosthecobacter debontii containing:
- a CDS encoding DUF1800 family protein; protein product: MNCRSLLFAITLLGILPEAQAEFRMVWSLGAQDGRPEEFGDESWGTNAPPGSASARDNDFYFAGAYPPPIGGVAAEEPWTHLERAVSPGNPLTRLHFNLTAEDVTATLRVRFVLHHVWGYMAPSDYGRHELEIRLNGTVLLTETVSERGSLVVEATAADFTAHIGENILQITRTGGDADAMVQWDALTFEVHPTGMLDADEDGLLRWWEEDHNLDDTQAEDAQADPDGDGLTTQAEFQHRTDPWVADTDQDGLSDGGEVARGTNPLLADTDGDELLDGEETVSNPTLKDTDGDGYSDPWELSAGFNPADSASHPPAWDGAIALHFVSDLATRHGLAPEAVSGFAPQPYWNHTKPLTSWGTPMGTQAAIVSPQAGLLVNSAGDATDVTLNWSTNSGFWASNNGGSSIGKLFSGFFSVNNEAGGTLSLSNIPYPLYDVIVYVGGVYDGGIGSLRLNDNAGDDRWFATATTAPANRFVEPLVSSEAVPWTGNTIRFRNVTGSSFNLKLFRSSWHEVGIHGLQIVNADDDADEDGIPTWWELKYHLNPSVNDAAGDADLDDLSNFGEWQRQTDPLCADTDGDGLKDGVESQTGIWVNVTDTGSHPLLADTDGDGLTDGFEVNLKPQPTNPNQADSDGDGRSDAEEIQRRTDPRSVDGPLAQMPVVTTSPRQFIWIVDNVQIVWDHMRGHVIDQSWGDNRLMSFQLANSAGTGVNAFDVALRVRGGRLSYFFYSSHDFGFSHPDSDNDDIWAADWVDSPTDLKPEMGFSGYGRADISDRLSFQIIGSSTGSQTAWNFTFNIVNQDTGETVVSRDFNGCRLATNVHHNTVSWQDLSDPPLPHRLDLWEHPGVQVYFQSSPLEETPAFAAFKDTDEDGMPDVWEDFHALNKNSAADASVDDDLDGLSNLREYLSGTSPNDRDSDDDGAPDGLEVESGSNPLLASSLPPFYHGVPSAIANEDFNGNGMPDAWEQWSGGGVLEASLDSDHDGLTNQDEAAAGTDPFDAASKLSFKVAQDGQDLRLRWSVLPLKGTAVWQSANLTQWQASGGEPTLSEQEFEQTFAGALQNPVSTFYRLAIEDRDSDADGVSDWTEVHVLGSDPHVANSLGTTIVTDEDEDGNPEGSLSGELATLLEQFSGGYQGAAPAHTVTRSQAARFLMQASFGPTLDDIRRVQSLGYEAWVEEQAVKAPTLHSTYIRAIYDDMLGQRSRTDFNRGGEEASPFLFGNNMMTTFARASIQGEDQLRQRMAFALSQILVTSRRDANLENRCLGMADYYDIFVRNALGNYYDVLMEVTLHPVMGRYLSHVGNQKADPAINRYPDENFARELMQLFSIGLWELNPNGTRKLDVEGHPIPTYSNAEITQLARVMTGFWFGGHNWGGGGWTEPDFTTPMTVRGEYHDFGKKVLLGGCVLPARAATDDNALRDVRDAVRHLFEHANTPVFISRQLIQFMVTDNPSPAYVARVSAVFADNGNGVRGDLKAVLKAILLDDEARDPRFTEAASYGRLKEPVIRAMALARAFGMKDVPDLLWWDWGDFFNASRQEPTYSPSVFNFYRPDYKAPGLLTQKQLSAPVFQITDSFSSIAFPNRLWQILMEGFSLWETYRFPLDLSREEALAGRPEALVDHLNLLFCAGRMRPGTRALILEKVSEIPAEQTAARAQVAAYLALVCPEGAVMK